The following are from one region of the Amycolatopsis sp. QT-25 genome:
- a CDS encoding TetR/AcrR family transcriptional regulator, with protein MAVPSSEVERQRDKERTRAEILAVATREFADKGYAGARVDEIADRMSTTKRMIYYYFGGKEQLYVAALERAYATIRALEQDLDVDHLEPEDAIRRLAELTFDHHEANPDFIRLVSIENIHHGEHIARSEALSGMANPALDVLTRILDRGRETGRFRDDVDALDVHMVISSFCVFRLANRHTFSAIFGRDMLDPARRAHYRLMLGDLVTEYLTA; from the coding sequence GTGGCCGTACCGTCGTCCGAGGTCGAGCGCCAGCGCGACAAGGAACGCACTCGCGCCGAAATCCTCGCGGTGGCCACCAGAGAGTTCGCCGACAAGGGCTACGCCGGCGCGAGAGTGGACGAGATCGCCGATCGCATGAGCACCACGAAGCGGATGATCTACTACTACTTCGGCGGCAAGGAACAGCTCTACGTCGCCGCTCTCGAGCGAGCGTACGCGACCATCCGCGCCCTTGAGCAAGATCTGGACGTCGATCACCTCGAACCCGAGGACGCGATCCGCCGGCTCGCCGAGCTCACCTTCGATCACCACGAGGCGAACCCGGACTTCATTCGCCTCGTGAGCATCGAGAACATCCATCACGGCGAGCACATCGCGCGATCCGAAGCCTTGTCCGGCATGGCGAACCCGGCTCTCGACGTACTCACCCGCATTCTCGATCGCGGCCGTGAGACAGGCCGGTTCCGCGACGACGTCGACGCGCTCGACGTGCACATGGTGATCAGCTCGTTCTGCGTGTTCCGCCTCGCGAACCGGCACACCTTCTCGGCGATCTTCGGCCGCGACATGCTCGACCCCGCGCGCCGTGCCCACTATCGCCTGATGCTGGGCGACTTGGTGACCGAGTACCTGACAGCCTGA
- a CDS encoding sigma-70 family RNA polymerase sigma factor — MGTRLTWTAPGELTSPGAAPSPDGGAEAAELESLVPRARRGDPAATDELMSIVQPVVANYCRSRMDGTDARVIAAEDVAQETCLAVLAALPTARTTGGSFLTVVLGIAARKVTAAFRWRARDRSEPTSDPPDRATPEPNEPERHALAADGHDRLTRLMSTLPGIQQEILRLRIMIGMTAPETGAILRVSPGLVRVAQHRALHKLRTIIDEDDL, encoded by the coding sequence TTGGGAACTCGCCTGACCTGGACCGCCCCCGGCGAACTCACCTCGCCGGGGGCGGCTCCTTCCCCTGACGGCGGCGCGGAGGCGGCGGAGCTCGAATCCCTCGTCCCCCGCGCCCGCCGCGGTGATCCCGCGGCGACCGACGAGTTGATGAGCATCGTCCAGCCGGTGGTCGCGAACTACTGCCGGAGCCGGATGGACGGAACCGACGCGCGGGTGATCGCCGCCGAGGACGTCGCCCAGGAAACCTGCCTCGCCGTGCTCGCCGCGCTGCCCACCGCCCGGACCACCGGCGGCTCCTTCCTCACCGTTGTCCTCGGGATCGCCGCCCGGAAGGTCACCGCCGCCTTCCGATGGCGAGCACGGGACCGATCGGAGCCCACGTCCGATCCGCCCGACCGCGCGACGCCCGAGCCCAACGAACCCGAGCGCCACGCCCTCGCCGCCGACGGCCACGACCGGTTGACGCGCCTGATGAGCACCCTGCCCGGCATCCAGCAGGAGATCCTCCGGTTGCGGATCATGATCGGCATGACCGCGCCCGAGACGGGCGCGATCCTGCGGGTGAGCCCCGGCCTGGTCAGGGTCGCCCAGCACCGCGCGCTGCACAAGCTCCGCACGATCATCGACGAGGACGACCTGTGA
- a CDS encoding MFS transporter, giving the protein MLRSLSFVRLWTGNTASGLATWALPFILGLAVLERSLSAVDLGIVLAARTAGFLVAVPVAGVLADRYSRRGVVLWAGLIAGVATPPIAAGMGRSVLLTAVAAAVVGVGQGACRPAFQALTAEVITEDRRQRANAAMTLAVRVTTLVAPGLTALLSRFVPTPALVIGTGVLWLGAALIPPRGSFAPAPATTKARFFGEFADGLREARRHPWFLAGLGALTAVIATGYSATGVVLPLVSRDRYDTEAVLAAGLTAYTIGALAGAVVIARWRPGRQGWAALIGLGCYGFAPLSLLFPVHPAFVVAAYAVAGLGIELFNVPWFTATQREVEPGKLARVSSLDFLFSYGLAPAGLALIAPAIDRFGAAPVLAVCAVVCFAAPAAAALVPSSRDFRVAAPIKHV; this is encoded by the coding sequence GTGCTCCGCAGCCTGTCGTTCGTCCGGCTCTGGACCGGCAACACCGCCTCCGGACTGGCGACCTGGGCACTGCCGTTCATCCTCGGACTGGCCGTGCTGGAACGGTCGCTTTCGGCCGTGGACCTGGGCATCGTGCTGGCCGCGCGGACGGCCGGGTTCCTCGTGGCGGTCCCGGTGGCGGGGGTGCTGGCCGACCGGTACTCACGGCGCGGGGTCGTGCTCTGGGCCGGTCTCATCGCGGGTGTCGCCACTCCCCCGATCGCGGCGGGCATGGGCCGTTCCGTCCTGCTGACGGCCGTCGCGGCCGCCGTCGTCGGCGTCGGACAGGGCGCGTGCCGCCCGGCGTTCCAGGCGCTGACCGCGGAGGTGATCACCGAGGATCGGCGGCAGCGGGCCAACGCCGCGATGACCCTCGCCGTCCGGGTCACGACCCTGGTCGCACCGGGTCTCACCGCCCTGCTCTCCCGGTTCGTCCCGACGCCGGCTCTGGTGATCGGGACCGGGGTGCTGTGGCTGGGAGCGGCCCTGATCCCGCCGCGAGGGTCTTTCGCCCCCGCCCCGGCCACGACCAAGGCCCGCTTTTTCGGCGAGTTCGCCGACGGCCTCCGCGAGGCCCGCCGTCATCCGTGGTTCCTGGCCGGGCTCGGCGCGCTGACCGCCGTGATAGCGACCGGCTATTCCGCCACCGGCGTCGTGCTGCCGCTGGTCAGCCGCGACCGCTACGACACCGAAGCCGTCCTGGCCGCCGGGCTCACCGCGTACACGATCGGCGCGCTCGCGGGTGCGGTCGTCATCGCGCGCTGGCGCCCCGGACGGCAGGGCTGGGCGGCGCTGATCGGGCTCGGCTGTTACGGCTTCGCGCCCCTGAGCCTGCTGTTCCCGGTGCATCCGGCCTTCGTCGTGGCCGCTTACGCCGTCGCCGGGCTGGGTATCGAACTGTTCAACGTCCCTTGGTTCACCGCGACCCAGCGGGAGGTCGAGCCGGGCAAGCTCGCCCGGGTGTCCTCTTTGGACTTCCTGTTCTCCTACGGCCTGGCGCCCGCCGGGCTGGCCCTCATCGCGCCCGCGATCGACCGGTTCGGGGCGGCGCCGGTTCTGGCGGTCTGCGCGGTCGTCTGCTTCGCCGCTCCGGCGGCCGCCGCACTCGTTCCCTCTTCGCGAGATTTCCGGGTCGCGGCCCCGATCAAGCATGTCTAG
- a CDS encoding LysR family transcriptional regulator → MISPLIGPGDGHSWPSEIDVRHLRLLDAIASAGSLATAATALGLSQPALSAQLHRVERALERTVFERDRHGIRPTALGVVLLKHAKRVLAAADELESAIRRFHRTPPASPLRIGAFPTVFTETLSGVVAATAPGRPVELDTMTGRTALFTALLDGTVELALYVDHPGQEIVPPEGVHLLPVGTEPVFVLVSPDHPVAERGEVSLAELVGSAWWTVAGVDEGFRVHLTDQCARAGLGAITVREVEPTALWQTVRNDPRAVAPVPSLDSGTTMPGPVVALRGVPLRTRYLLLWRDGSPVDVAAVRSGLTQAISEPGAIRHRLPGWAAANPGWLGT, encoded by the coding sequence GTGATCAGCCCCCTGATCGGTCCCGGGGACGGCCATTCCTGGCCGTCGGAGATCGATGTCCGGCATCTGCGCCTTCTCGACGCGATCGCGTCGGCGGGCAGTCTCGCGACGGCCGCGACCGCACTCGGACTCTCCCAGCCCGCGCTGAGCGCGCAACTGCACCGGGTGGAGCGGGCGCTGGAGCGGACGGTGTTCGAACGCGATCGGCACGGCATCCGCCCCACCGCGCTCGGCGTCGTGCTGCTGAAACACGCGAAACGGGTCTTGGCCGCGGCGGACGAACTCGAATCGGCGATCCGCCGGTTCCACCGCACACCGCCTGCAAGTCCGCTCCGGATCGGCGCGTTCCCGACCGTCTTCACCGAGACGTTGAGCGGCGTGGTCGCCGCCACTGCCCCCGGTCGTCCGGTCGAACTGGACACGATGACCGGCAGGACCGCGTTGTTCACCGCGCTCCTCGACGGCACGGTGGAATTGGCGCTGTACGTGGACCACCCCGGACAGGAGATCGTTCCGCCGGAGGGCGTTCACCTGCTTCCCGTCGGAACGGAGCCGGTGTTCGTGCTCGTGTCCCCGGACCATCCCGTCGCCGAACGCGGCGAGGTGTCCTTGGCCGAACTGGTCGGCTCGGCCTGGTGGACAGTGGCGGGGGTGGACGAGGGGTTCCGCGTTCACCTGACCGATCAGTGCGCTCGCGCCGGCCTCGGTGCGATCACCGTGCGGGAAGTGGAACCGACGGCGTTGTGGCAGACCGTCCGGAACGATCCCCGTGCGGTCGCGCCGGTCCCGTCCCTCGATTCCGGTACCACGATGCCCGGTCCGGTGGTGGCCCTGCGCGGCGTTCCGTTGAGGACGCGGTATCTTCTGCTGTGGCGCGACGGTTCACCCGTCGATGTCGCCGCTGTCCGAAGTGGACTGACGCAGGCGATCTCGGAGCCCGGCGCGATCCGCCATCGTCTTCCCGGCTGGGCCGCGGCGAACCCCGGCTGGCTCGGTACCTGA
- a CDS encoding alpha-lytic protease prodomain-containing protein: protein MNRKILAAAAAAITGAGLVTAIALTPSASAGQQATAGDQAQSEMLAAMARDLKISPEQAKLRLASEQRAAVADNTLKRQLGTSYAGSWLDGTGATLTVAVTDAAQADLVRAAGAIPKTVARSATDLDAAKLRLDAKSGKAPNTVPGWFTDVTTNSIVVLANAGGEAAAKSWAADSGVPSDLVRVEASTEDPRPLIDIIGGNAYTFGSGRCSIGFAVDGGFVTAGHCGTTGTRTSNPSGTVAGSSFPGNDYAWVRTDAGNTPRPLVNRYPGTVPVAGSTEAPVNSSVCRSGSTTGWRCGTILQKNTSVTYPEGTITGLTRTNACAEPGDSGGSWLTGDQAQGVTSGGSGNCTSGGTIYFQPISEILSVYNLRLTVSGNPPSSTTTTPTRTTTPTTPTSPTTSNPPGGTWAPYTYYGSGATASYDGSNYRVIQPHTSMPGWEPPNVPALWELA, encoded by the coding sequence ATGAACAGAAAGATCTTAGCCGCGGCTGCCGCGGCCATAACCGGGGCAGGCTTGGTCACCGCCATCGCCCTCACCCCCAGTGCGAGCGCCGGTCAGCAAGCCACCGCCGGCGACCAGGCCCAGTCCGAAATGCTGGCCGCGATGGCCCGCGACCTGAAGATCAGCCCCGAGCAGGCCAAGCTCCGGCTCGCGAGCGAACAGCGCGCCGCGGTCGCCGACAACACGCTGAAGAGGCAGCTCGGCACGTCGTACGCCGGTTCGTGGCTGGACGGCACCGGGGCCACGCTCACCGTGGCGGTCACCGACGCCGCCCAGGCCGACTTGGTGCGCGCCGCGGGCGCGATCCCGAAGACCGTCGCCCGCAGTGCCACCGATCTCGACGCGGCGAAGCTGCGGCTGGACGCCAAGTCCGGCAAGGCACCGAACACCGTGCCCGGCTGGTTCACCGACGTCACCACCAACTCGATCGTGGTGCTCGCCAACGCCGGCGGGGAAGCCGCCGCGAAGTCGTGGGCGGCCGACTCCGGCGTGCCGTCCGACCTGGTCCGGGTCGAAGCCAGCACCGAAGACCCGCGCCCGCTGATCGACATCATCGGCGGCAACGCCTACACCTTCGGCTCGGGCCGCTGCTCCATCGGTTTCGCCGTCGACGGTGGCTTCGTGACCGCCGGGCACTGCGGCACCACCGGCACCCGCACCTCGAACCCGAGCGGGACCGTCGCCGGCTCCAGCTTCCCCGGCAACGACTACGCCTGGGTCCGCACCGACGCGGGCAACACCCCGCGTCCGCTGGTGAACCGCTACCCCGGCACCGTGCCGGTCGCCGGTTCGACCGAGGCCCCGGTCAACTCCTCGGTGTGCCGCTCCGGCTCCACCACCGGCTGGCGCTGCGGCACCATCCTGCAGAAGAACACCTCGGTCACCTATCCCGAGGGCACCATCACCGGCCTGACCCGCACGAACGCCTGTGCCGAGCCCGGTGACTCCGGCGGTTCGTGGCTCACCGGAGACCAGGCGCAGGGCGTCACCTCCGGTGGCTCCGGCAACTGCACCTCCGGCGGCACCATCTACTTCCAGCCGATCTCGGAGATCCTGAGCGTCTACAACCTTCGTTTGACGGTCAGCGGGAACCCGCCGTCCAGCACCACCACGACGCCGACCAGGACCACCACCCCGACCACTCCGACCAGCCCGACCACGTCGAACCCGCCGGGCGGCACCTGGGCGCCGTACACCTACTACGGCTCCGGCGCGACCGCCAGCTACGACGGCAGCAACTACCGGGTGATCCAGCCGCACACCTCCATGCCCGGCTGGGAACCGCCGAACGTGCCCGCGCTTTGGGAACTCGCCTGA
- a CDS encoding TetR/AcrR family transcriptional regulator, with protein MGRTEPNRRERKKAATRQALSEAARELFLERGFDDVTVAEIAEAADTAVSTLFAHFPGGKEALVLGHGHEREAALAAAVRERAEGVSILEALRNFLATRGPFAPDPSPLARRVADLVLATPALRASARTLWTGCEDALTKVIAEEAGQDDFSVRLLARYVLEVPDLAGAEPDPAAALEAAFVFLRRGWPGF; from the coding sequence ATGGGACGGACCGAGCCGAACAGGCGTGAACGCAAGAAGGCGGCGACACGCCAGGCCCTCTCGGAAGCGGCGCGAGAGCTGTTCCTGGAACGGGGATTCGACGACGTCACCGTCGCGGAGATCGCGGAGGCCGCGGACACGGCGGTGTCCACGCTGTTCGCGCACTTCCCCGGCGGCAAAGAGGCGCTGGTCCTCGGCCACGGGCACGAACGCGAGGCGGCACTGGCCGCCGCGGTGCGTGAACGAGCCGAGGGCGTCTCGATCCTGGAGGCTTTGCGAAACTTCCTCGCGACTCGCGGTCCGTTCGCTCCGGATCCCAGCCCGCTGGCACGCCGTGTCGCGGACCTCGTGCTCGCCACCCCGGCATTGCGCGCCTCCGCCAGGACATTGTGGACGGGCTGCGAGGACGCGCTCACGAAGGTCATCGCCGAAGAAGCCGGACAGGACGATTTCTCCGTACGGTTGCTGGCCCGCTATGTCCTGGAGGTCCCGGACCTGGCCGGTGCCGAGCCGGATCCCGCCGCGGCGCTGGAAGCCGCTTTCGTCTTCCTGCGGCGAGGCTGGCCGGGGTTCTGA
- a CDS encoding CGNR zinc finger domain-containing protein has product MPAGFPDFRLGTVLATSFTATLTERCGDAVERIPTPHRLVDWLAVNGLAVDSCTTAQLELARELRESIHAAATGAALGTALPASAVRVINDRSTEGRAAAVLTPEGKRRWRLGSDSRVEDALSVIAADAVSVVAGERDGKLALCASPTCRAAFFDTSQSRTRKWCDMNTCGNRQKKARFAANQRKKSL; this is encoded by the coding sequence ATGCCTGCTGGGTTCCCTGACTTCCGCCTCGGCACCGTGCTCGCGACCAGCTTCACCGCGACTCTGACGGAGCGTTGCGGTGACGCGGTGGAACGCATTCCCACGCCGCACCGCCTCGTCGACTGGCTCGCGGTGAACGGCCTCGCCGTGGACTCCTGCACCACCGCCCAGCTCGAACTCGCCCGAGAGCTGAGGGAATCGATCCACGCCGCGGCGACCGGGGCCGCGCTCGGAACCGCGCTCCCCGCTTCCGCCGTCCGAGTCATCAACGACCGCAGCACCGAGGGCAGGGCCGCGGCCGTCCTGACGCCCGAGGGCAAGCGGCGATGGCGGCTCGGCTCGGATTCCCGCGTGGAAGACGCCCTCAGCGTGATCGCCGCCGACGCGGTCAGCGTCGTCGCGGGCGAACGCGACGGGAAGCTGGCCCTGTGCGCATCGCCGACCTGCCGAGCCGCCTTCTTCGACACCAGCCAAAGCCGCACCCGCAAGTGGTGCGACATGAACACTTGCGGGAACCGTCAGAAGAAGGCGCGGTTCGCTGCCAACCAGCGGAAGAAGTCTCTCTGA
- a CDS encoding SDR family NAD(P)-dependent oxidoreductase, which yields MTHWDVHHLPRADGKTFLVTGGNAGIGYFVAEQLAGTGATVLLGSRNTAKADVAMASIRSRVPDANLGHLRLELSDLSSIESSVDTLAIERLDAVVCNAGVLLEDQPRQETTDGLELTFATNHLGHFVLVRRLMPLLAAAEAGRVVTTGSFVGKSAALDPDDLQSKRDYQPKRAYARSKQAQMLFAFELDRRLRAAGSTVLSVVDHPGGALDSLTPPRPVHAAPGGRKFPAGLLLQGKEAGAWPAVRAVLDPAVRGGEMFGPRLFGLRGAPRREPVRGKLADTALAARSWAASAELIP from the coding sequence ATGACGCACTGGGACGTCCACCACCTGCCGCGAGCCGACGGCAAGACCTTCCTGGTCACCGGCGGCAACGCGGGGATCGGCTACTTCGTCGCCGAACAGCTCGCCGGCACCGGGGCCACCGTGCTCCTCGGCAGCCGGAACACCGCCAAGGCCGACGTCGCGATGGCCTCGATCCGGTCCCGGGTCCCGGACGCGAACCTCGGGCACCTGCGGCTCGAACTTTCCGATCTCTCGTCCATCGAGTCCTCTGTGGACACCCTGGCAATCGAGCGACTGGACGCCGTCGTGTGCAACGCGGGCGTGCTCCTGGAGGATCAGCCGAGGCAGGAGACCACCGATGGTCTCGAACTGACCTTCGCCACCAACCACCTCGGCCATTTCGTGCTGGTGCGCCGACTGATGCCCTTGCTCGCCGCGGCGGAGGCCGGCCGCGTCGTCACCACGGGCAGTTTCGTGGGCAAGTCCGCGGCGCTCGATCCGGACGATCTCCAGAGCAAACGCGACTACCAGCCCAAACGCGCCTATGCACGGTCGAAGCAGGCACAGATGCTGTTCGCCTTCGAACTCGACAGGCGGCTGCGCGCCGCAGGCAGCACGGTGCTGAGCGTCGTCGACCATCCCGGTGGCGCGCTCGACTCGCTGACCCCGCCGAGGCCGGTGCACGCGGCGCCGGGCGGGCGGAAGTTTCCGGCAGGGCTTCTGTTGCAGGGCAAGGAAGCCGGGGCCTGGCCCGCCGTCCGGGCCGTCCTCGATCCCGCCGTGCGCGGTGGCGAGATGTTCGGCCCCCGGCTGTTCGGCCTGCGCGGTGCACCCCGGCGGGAACCGGTTCGGGGCAAGCTGGCCGACACCGCGCTCGCCGCCCGGTCGTGGGCGGCGAGCGCGGAACTCATACCGTGA
- a CDS encoding HNH endonuclease signature motif containing protein, with product MAVLEEMTDSERLEKINVLVDSLDDRDSLQLAKKASIALARIEALRYRALSRLSKVRGGVRSVVQEVAMELSLVDGYAGSLVATGVASTSRLPRTLSLMDRGKVGGFAAQKVAEATAWLSDEDSLAADAALESRIPDKNSEQVRKAASYAATRADRSGAERRVAERRAGRRLSMAQGEAGVASIEVVDGPVEKVAAAYRRIHREAHALRNQGDTRTMDQLRADIALALLLGGQGGVSERAEVFLYMDLTTYLGLNDDPVKMAGHGYLPAGLGRHIATGPDTVLRRIITDPLSGQVQDLGRTRYRPDAATAEFVRVRDRECRRPGCDRAAHTCELDHSIPWQFQGETNVADLVTYCRRDHRLKDEPGWIHRLDPDGSLTVTTPTGQTHVSTPPPLHEPRPDSLPF from the coding sequence ATGGCCGTTCTCGAGGAAATGACCGATTCCGAGCGTTTGGAGAAGATCAACGTGTTGGTGGATTCCCTGGACGACAGGGATTCCTTGCAGTTAGCGAAGAAGGCCAGTATCGCACTGGCCCGCATCGAGGCGCTTCGGTATCGGGCGTTGTCGCGGTTGAGCAAGGTGCGCGGTGGCGTACGGAGTGTGGTGCAGGAGGTGGCGATGGAACTGTCTCTTGTAGACGGTTACGCCGGCTCCCTCGTGGCGACCGGGGTGGCGTCGACGTCGCGATTGCCCCGGACGTTGTCGTTGATGGACCGCGGGAAGGTCGGCGGGTTCGCCGCGCAGAAGGTGGCGGAAGCGACGGCGTGGCTGTCCGATGAGGACTCCCTGGCGGCCGATGCGGCACTGGAGTCACGAATACCGGACAAGAACAGCGAACAGGTCCGGAAGGCCGCGAGCTACGCGGCGACCAGGGCCGACCGCTCCGGTGCCGAGAGACGCGTGGCCGAGCGCAGGGCGGGCCGCCGTCTGTCCATGGCGCAAGGCGAGGCCGGAGTCGCGTCGATCGAGGTAGTGGACGGGCCGGTCGAGAAGGTCGCCGCGGCGTACCGACGAATTCACCGGGAAGCGCATGCGCTCCGAAACCAGGGGGATACGCGGACGATGGACCAACTCCGGGCGGATATCGCCCTCGCCCTGCTCCTCGGTGGGCAGGGCGGCGTCTCCGAGCGTGCCGAGGTGTTCCTGTACATGGACCTCACCACGTACCTGGGTTTGAACGACGATCCCGTGAAGATGGCCGGACACGGCTACCTCCCGGCAGGCCTTGGCCGTCACATCGCCACAGGGCCGGACACTGTTCTCCGGCGCATCATCACCGACCCGCTCAGCGGCCAAGTCCAAGACCTGGGCAGAACGCGATATCGCCCCGATGCGGCGACGGCGGAGTTCGTCCGTGTGCGGGATCGCGAGTGCCGAAGACCCGGCTGCGATCGGGCCGCCCACACCTGCGAACTCGACCACTCGATCCCTTGGCAGTTCCAAGGCGAAACGAACGTGGCCGACCTGGTCACCTACTGTCGTCGTGACCACCGGCTGAAAGACGAACCCGGTTGGATCCACCGCCTCGACCCCGACGGCAGCCTCACCGTCACCACGCCCACCGGGCAGACCCACGTCAGCACACCGCCGCCGTTGCACGAGCCACGGCCGGATTCCCTGCCGTTCTGA
- a CDS encoding PepSY-associated TM helix domain-containing protein produces the protein MATQTDPTTSPPRTSGWRGLFLRLHFYAGVLVGPFVLIAALTGVLYAATPQLESWVYADQLRAPAGLNQVSLADQVKAAQAANPGGDLVAVRPAPEPGDTTRVLFAQDGLGESERRAIFVDPATAQVRGDLVAYGSSGALPFRTTLDQLHRNLLLGEPGRLYSELAASWLWVVALGGLVLWVSRRRTRRNEKAESARGKSVRRHGSVGLWVLLGALFLSATGLTWSTYAGENVSALRESLGWATPALQVTGADEHAGHAGHSGHGEAPAAKPESVDAMLASARAAGIDAPSVEIGLPTEPGAPWQVAEIERGWPTQVDAVAVDETTGQILGEVRFGDYPLMAKLARWGIDAHMGVLFGWPNQILLLLLGVGLVTLVVLGYRMWWRRRPTRATGLTFGRPIPRGQWRKAPLALVVGLLVLAAAIGWFVPLFGLSLLAFLVIDLLLGLRSRRRSAPEATDVTV, from the coding sequence ATGGCAACGCAAACCGATCCGACCACGAGTCCACCCCGCACGTCCGGCTGGCGCGGACTGTTCCTCCGGCTCCACTTCTACGCCGGTGTCCTCGTCGGCCCGTTCGTCCTCATCGCCGCGCTCACCGGCGTTCTGTACGCGGCGACCCCGCAGTTGGAGTCCTGGGTCTACGCCGATCAGCTCCGGGCACCCGCGGGGCTGAACCAGGTCTCCCTCGCCGACCAGGTCAAAGCGGCTCAAGCGGCCAACCCCGGCGGTGACCTCGTCGCCGTCCGGCCCGCTCCCGAACCGGGCGACACGACCCGCGTGCTCTTCGCCCAGGACGGGCTCGGCGAGTCCGAACGGCGCGCGATCTTCGTCGACCCCGCCACCGCGCAGGTGCGCGGGGACCTCGTCGCGTACGGCTCGAGCGGCGCCTTGCCGTTCCGGACCACCCTCGACCAATTGCACCGCAACCTGCTGCTCGGCGAACCGGGACGGCTCTACAGCGAGCTCGCCGCCTCCTGGCTGTGGGTCGTCGCGCTGGGCGGTCTCGTGCTGTGGGTGAGCCGCCGCCGCACCCGCCGGAACGAGAAGGCCGAGTCCGCCCGCGGGAAGTCGGTGCGCCGTCACGGATCCGTCGGCCTGTGGGTACTGCTCGGCGCGCTGTTCCTTTCCGCGACAGGGCTGACGTGGTCGACGTACGCGGGTGAGAACGTCTCGGCACTGCGCGAATCCCTCGGCTGGGCCACGCCGGCCTTGCAGGTGACCGGCGCCGATGAACACGCCGGACATGCCGGGCACTCGGGTCACGGTGAAGCGCCCGCCGCGAAGCCCGAGAGCGTGGACGCGATGCTCGCTTCGGCTCGTGCCGCCGGGATCGATGCGCCTTCGGTGGAGATCGGACTGCCGACCGAACCCGGCGCTCCTTGGCAGGTGGCGGAAATCGAACGCGGCTGGCCGACGCAGGTCGACGCCGTCGCGGTCGACGAGACCACCGGGCAGATCCTGGGCGAGGTGCGGTTCGGCGACTACCCGCTGATGGCCAAGCTCGCCCGCTGGGGAATCGACGCGCATATGGGTGTGCTGTTCGGCTGGCCCAACCAGATCCTGCTGCTCCTTCTCGGCGTCGGCCTGGTCACGCTGGTCGTGCTCGGCTACCGGATGTGGTGGCGGCGCAGGCCGACCCGGGCCACCGGGCTGACCTTCGGGCGGCCGATCCCGCGCGGGCAGTGGCGCAAGGCCCCGCTCGCGCTGGTGGTGGGTCTGCTCGTCCTCGCCGCCGCGATCGGCTGGTTCGTGCCGCTGTTCGGCCTCAGCCTGCTGGCGTTCCTGGTGATCGACCTGCTGCTGGGCCTGCGGTCCCGCCGCCGGTCCGCGCCGGAAGCCACCGACGTCACGGTATGA